One Thalassotalea atypica DNA window includes the following coding sequences:
- a CDS encoding TetR/AcrR family transcriptional regulator → MSKTKSKYHHGDLRPSLLNAATSMINEGGVEALSLRKLAEQVGVSRTATYHHFKDKHDLLCAVAAQGFAKWHTIEEEIFNDTSLTVHERYRKFVFSYIEFASQNPAIYDLMFGNTLWKHNQANQALRDIAYPCFQYQVDMTKAWQEKGILPQGEATLRLAQVTWSTMHGMARLIIDGIYADASSIEEMCECAVNLFMQSKV, encoded by the coding sequence ATGTCGAAAACAAAATCCAAGTACCACCACGGCGACTTACGTCCTTCATTACTTAATGCAGCTACAAGCATGATTAACGAAGGAGGCGTTGAAGCCCTGTCACTTAGAAAGCTTGCTGAGCAGGTAGGCGTCTCTCGTACCGCTACTTACCATCATTTCAAAGACAAGCACGACCTACTATGTGCTGTCGCCGCTCAAGGGTTTGCCAAATGGCACACCATTGAAGAAGAGATCTTTAATGATACCTCGTTAACTGTGCATGAAAGATACCGAAAATTCGTGTTTAGCTATATCGAGTTTGCTTCACAAAACCCTGCTATTTATGACCTAATGTTTGGTAATACCCTTTGGAAACATAACCAAGCAAATCAAGCATTACGTGACATTGCTTACCCCTGCTTTCAATACCAAGTTGACATGACCAAAGCTTGGCAGGAAAAAGGTATTTTACCGCAAGGTGAAGCCACCCTCCGACTAGCCCAAGTAACATGGAGCACCATGCATGGCATGGCCAGATTGATCATTGATGGCATCTACGCAGACGCCAGCAGCATAGAAGAAATGTGCGAGTGTGCAGTGAATTTATTCATGCAATCAAAAGTTTAG
- a CDS encoding sensor domain-containing diguanylate cyclase, with the protein MTIVITALTSYYSFNQIVHSHVRVQQQASVPLYSLITNEIIRPLTVASFMARDKFLLDVADGDTIDIDYIHGYLDHLSHHYEMLSFVAFEKHNISMDSKKKTFSLDAEKAEWYPRLKALPANQFIDFGNAENPHLYFDIKIFNEEKEFLGFAGVAVDLDYFANAFREFQQRFGIELVFVDKEGVITLTSNHLMKTEEHHRKDEQINVNSLQWYKTYTEQKTDTNDVILPEMNLIVSVLPIPEIDWQVYIIMPPASSQSEYWKIFIQKFLIVFSVAITLVLLCKFTLNTFRKDLAKDTETDFLTNLPTRGFIHWHYEQLQSEHQDVALVIADIDNFKNINDQYGHLTGDNVIKAIAEHIHQNMRNIDIVGRWGGEEFIMLLPDIKAERANEVIERLRSSIEQMRIEAELPNMFVNTTVSFGLTDGDIQRESLEQLITKADKALYQAKSAGRNRAVIFK; encoded by the coding sequence ATGACTATTGTAATTACCGCGTTAACATCGTACTACTCCTTTAATCAAATCGTTCATAGTCATGTGCGCGTGCAGCAGCAAGCCTCGGTGCCGCTCTATAGTTTGATCACCAATGAAATAATCAGACCGCTTACTGTTGCGTCTTTTATGGCTCGTGACAAATTCTTGCTTGATGTTGCTGATGGTGACACCATCGATATCGATTATATACATGGTTATTTGGACCACCTATCACACCACTATGAGATGCTCTCATTTGTTGCTTTTGAAAAGCACAATATTTCAATGGACTCCAAGAAAAAGACATTCAGTTTAGATGCAGAAAAAGCGGAATGGTATCCAAGATTAAAAGCCTTACCTGCCAATCAATTTATTGATTTTGGCAATGCTGAAAACCCACATTTGTATTTTGATATTAAGATATTCAATGAAGAAAAAGAGTTTCTTGGTTTTGCTGGCGTTGCCGTGGATTTAGATTATTTTGCTAATGCCTTTCGAGAGTTTCAGCAGCGCTTTGGTATTGAGCTGGTTTTTGTTGATAAAGAAGGCGTTATAACCTTAACATCAAACCACCTGATGAAAACCGAAGAGCATCATCGCAAAGACGAACAAATTAACGTCAATAGTCTTCAGTGGTATAAAACCTATACTGAACAAAAAACCGATACTAACGATGTTATCTTGCCAGAGATGAATTTAATCGTTTCTGTTTTACCTATTCCAGAAATCGACTGGCAAGTCTATATCATCATGCCGCCAGCAAGCTCACAAAGTGAGTATTGGAAAATATTTATTCAAAAATTTTTAATTGTATTTTCTGTTGCTATTACGCTGGTTCTTCTATGTAAATTTACTTTAAACACATTTAGAAAAGACTTGGCGAAAGACACAGAAACAGACTTTTTAACTAATCTGCCAACACGTGGGTTTATCCATTGGCATTATGAGCAATTGCAGTCAGAACACCAAGACGTCGCTTTGGTCATAGCAGACATTGACAACTTTAAAAACATCAATGACCAGTACGGCCACTTAACTGGTGACAACGTCATCAAAGCAATTGCAGAACATATTCACCAAAATATGCGTAATATTGACATTGTAGGACGCTGGGGTGGCGAAGAATTTATTATGTTGTTGCCCGATATTAAAGCCGAAAGAGCCAATGAAGTCATTGAACGTCTAAGAAGCTCAATTGAGCAAATGCGTATTGAAGCAGAGTTGCCTAATATGTTCGTTAATACGACGGTCAGTTTCGGTCTCACTGACGGTGACATCCAAAGAGAGTCATTGGAGCAGTTAATTACTAAAGCCGACAAAGCACTTTATCAAGCAAAATCTGCAGGTAGAAATAGAGCCGTAATTTTTAAATAA
- a CDS encoding NRDE family protein has translation MCILFTAINQHPNYPVIICANRDEFHQRPTKTMHLWKSKTDDEHIIAGKDLQAGGTWLGINASPMVDAAERISFSALTNYRLGKAQTDTDNFSSRGELVTKALRQKPAQLLAYLSMHANDYQGFNLIYGQLCPESTALYCFDSVKKKETQLHDGFHSICNGALDDIWPKMAAGQNKLKQYVTQEKALNVDYLMSLMQNTTQAPGHLLPNTGVPLDWEQRLSSIFIVSPEYGTRSTCVLLMNNQGDVSIYQQEYNALGQVFNTNHFAVSASTHAFKNTNNQ, from the coding sequence GTGTGCATTTTATTTACAGCGATTAATCAACACCCAAACTACCCGGTGATCATTTGCGCCAATCGAGATGAATTTCATCAACGTCCTACCAAAACCATGCATTTATGGAAAAGTAAAACCGATGATGAACACATCATCGCAGGAAAGGATTTACAAGCTGGCGGAACTTGGCTTGGCATTAATGCTTCACCTATGGTGGATGCTGCTGAACGAATTTCATTTAGTGCATTAACCAACTACCGACTAGGTAAAGCACAAACCGACACCGACAATTTCAGCTCACGAGGAGAGCTAGTAACCAAAGCACTGCGTCAAAAACCTGCTCAATTACTGGCTTATTTGAGTATGCACGCAAATGATTACCAAGGATTTAACTTAATCTATGGTCAACTTTGCCCGGAATCTACTGCGCTGTATTGCTTCGATAGCGTTAAAAAGAAAGAAACGCAATTACATGATGGTTTTCACAGCATTTGTAATGGTGCACTTGATGATATTTGGCCGAAAATGGCCGCGGGACAAAATAAGTTAAAGCAATATGTTACTCAGGAAAAAGCGCTAAACGTTGATTATTTAATGTCATTGATGCAAAACACTACCCAAGCGCCGGGTCATTTGTTGCCTAATACTGGCGTACCATTAGATTGGGAACAACGACTCAGTTCTATCTTCATCGTTTCACCTGAATATGGAACACGCTCTACTTGTGTTTTATTAATGAATAATCAAGGTGACGTAAGCATTTACCAGCAGGAGTACAACGCATTAGGCCAAGTGTTCAATACCAACCACTTTGCAGTTTCTGCCTCAACCCATGCCTTTAAAAATACCAACAATCAGTAA
- a CDS encoding D-hexose-6-phosphate mutarotase has protein sequence MTLINENEYGAVSLVTVTGEVGALDITHKACKAQVSLYGGQVLSWQPTGHEDVFWLSKDSAFGNGTAIRGGIPLCWPWFGGYQNGGNHGFARTQTWLLDKVNIIATGIEITLSWQGKDIHDLWPNEARLTQKLFFGDVFKQELIMENLSNQEAQYTGALHSYFTVSNPSKVKIECLNDVLFDCKLSGDKKISDQKANMVGPMDRIYYSSNDMDIVDEGLQRKITVSSTNCDQWVLWNPGADTASKMKDLHLHSENEFVCLEPANTDWQCFPAGRQVSMAQKISVSHL, from the coding sequence ATGACCCTTATTAATGAAAACGAATACGGCGCGGTATCACTTGTAACGGTAACTGGCGAAGTAGGCGCATTAGATATAACGCATAAAGCTTGTAAAGCCCAAGTCAGTCTCTATGGGGGCCAAGTGTTGAGCTGGCAACCTACGGGACATGAAGATGTATTTTGGCTAAGTAAAGACTCCGCTTTTGGCAACGGTACGGCCATACGAGGAGGTATTCCCCTATGCTGGCCTTGGTTTGGAGGTTATCAAAACGGCGGTAACCATGGGTTTGCTCGTACGCAAACTTGGCTATTAGACAAGGTGAATATTATTGCTACGGGTATTGAAATTACGTTGAGTTGGCAAGGTAAAGATATACATGATTTATGGCCTAATGAAGCCAGGTTGACGCAAAAACTATTTTTTGGTGATGTATTCAAACAAGAACTTATCATGGAGAATTTATCTAACCAAGAGGCACAATATACTGGGGCATTGCATAGTTATTTTACTGTTAGCAACCCCTCCAAAGTGAAAATTGAATGTCTTAACGATGTACTTTTTGACTGTAAGTTATCAGGTGATAAAAAGATCAGCGATCAAAAAGCCAATATGGTTGGCCCAATGGATAGAATCTATTACAGCAGTAATGACATGGATATTGTTGATGAGGGTTTACAGCGAAAAATCACGGTTTCTTCTACCAACTGTGATCAATGGGTGTTATGGAATCCTGGTGCCGACACTGCGAGTAAGATGAAAGATCTTCACCTACATAGTGAAAATGAATTTGTTTGTTTAGAACCCGCAAATACTGATTGGCAATGTTTTCCTGCCGGAAGACAGGTTTCAATGGCTCAGAAAATTAGCGTAAGCCATTTATAG
- a CDS encoding mandelate racemase/muconate lactonizing enzyme family protein, translating to MKVTHVEIFDIHCPERPPWNPVFIRIHTDEGITGVGEAGLAYDWGHSAAAAMIKEIAEAILIGFNPFQTELLWSRMLRESFWGLGGGPVLYSAMSAIDTALWDIKGKALGVPVYQLLGGKVNGKLRTYASQLQFDWDKECKKLLEPQEYAEAALKAVAEGYDAVKVDPIVYDKDGTSSFDRTKLFTKPQMRLFGDRLRAIRSAVGEDVDIIFESHSLMGAASAIQMGEVIEEVGCMMYEEPVNYLNSAVHKKVSDRVNVPIAGGERLYHRWDVRPYFEAQSIDVLQPDVGLCGGFTEAKKVCDYADVYDIRIQAHVCGGPVATAASLHLETAIPNFLIHEHHTYAIKSWNRELCIQDPQPVDGFFEVSELPGIGIELNDDVVKHSPHVTVK from the coding sequence ATGAAAGTTACCCACGTAGAAATTTTTGATATTCACTGCCCAGAACGCCCACCTTGGAATCCGGTTTTTATTCGTATTCATACTGACGAAGGTATTACTGGCGTTGGTGAAGCGGGCCTTGCGTATGACTGGGGTCATAGTGCGGCAGCAGCGATGATAAAAGAAATCGCAGAAGCGATATTAATAGGTTTTAATCCATTTCAAACTGAATTGTTATGGTCGCGGATGTTGCGTGAAAGTTTTTGGGGTTTAGGCGGCGGGCCTGTGCTGTATTCAGCAATGAGCGCTATTGATACTGCACTTTGGGATATTAAGGGCAAGGCGCTAGGCGTTCCTGTTTATCAACTGCTCGGCGGAAAAGTGAATGGCAAGCTTCGTACTTATGCCAGTCAATTACAGTTCGATTGGGATAAAGAATGTAAAAAGCTACTAGAACCACAAGAATATGCAGAAGCTGCGCTTAAAGCGGTAGCCGAAGGATATGACGCTGTGAAGGTGGATCCTATTGTTTATGATAAAGATGGTACATCTTCTTTTGATCGCACGAAATTATTTACCAAGCCACAAATGCGTTTATTTGGTGATCGCCTGCGCGCGATAAGAAGTGCTGTGGGTGAAGATGTGGATATAATTTTTGAGTCTCACTCATTAATGGGCGCGGCCTCCGCTATACAAATGGGCGAAGTGATCGAAGAAGTGGGTTGTATGATGTATGAAGAGCCGGTGAATTATTTAAATTCAGCAGTGCATAAGAAAGTCTCTGATCGTGTAAACGTTCCTATTGCTGGCGGAGAACGTTTGTACCATCGTTGGGATGTACGTCCTTATTTTGAGGCGCAAAGCATTGATGTACTGCAACCTGATGTCGGATTATGTGGTGGCTTTACTGAAGCCAAGAAAGTCTGTGATTACGCCGATGTTTATGATATTCGCATTCAGGCGCACGTGTGTGGTGGGCCAGTAGCGACCGCTGCGTCACTGCATTTGGAAACAGCGATCCCTAATTTCTTAATTCACGAACATCATACCTATGCGATTAAGTCGTGGAATAGGGAGTTGTGTATTCAAGATCCGCAGCCGGTTGATGGTTTCTTTGAAGTCTCAGAATTACCTGGCATTGGTATTGAACTTAATGATGATGTTGTAAAACATTCACCTCATGTCACTGTTAAGTAG
- a CDS encoding threonine/serine ThrE exporter family protein encodes MQSEEFKQKRRFIISLGKALHQFGTNSFRSEAHLQSVALFLGMKASFIITPISLTFILIDEEFNEHNYIVRVKPGDLDLGSLARTDELVDELSSGQRSLEEATQRLEDISNKSEPYGKVLSFFAFGASSGAFAMLMHTSWNDVFWATLLGFVVCIFIFWSERSKRVTEMLEPMSALVVAMLASLITNIDSQINMPLVILSAIIAFIPGLALTLGLSELAARHLVSGTARIMDALMVLFKLYFGAVLGMALGDLFWGTADLISATPPPKWTSWAAVTTLSISLVILFKVRVKDAPWGIIAGYVAYGTTLLASPYLGFALGAFAGAFALGIYSNIFARVMNLPSSIVMLLGLVVLVPGSKVYIGLNTAVSGQSILNTTDIGSQTFLIFMSLVAGLIFANVAVRSRKTL; translated from the coding sequence ATGCAAAGTGAAGAGTTTAAACAAAAAAGACGTTTTATTATTAGCTTAGGTAAGGCGTTACACCAATTTGGAACAAACTCTTTTCGCTCTGAAGCACATTTACAGAGCGTTGCGCTGTTTTTAGGCATGAAGGCCTCTTTTATCATCACCCCTATCTCGTTGACGTTTATATTGATTGACGAAGAATTCAACGAACACAATTACATTGTTCGTGTAAAACCAGGCGATTTAGACTTAGGCTCACTTGCACGAACTGATGAATTGGTGGACGAGCTAAGCTCGGGTCAACGCAGCCTTGAAGAGGCAACGCAGCGCTTAGAAGATATCAGTAATAAGTCTGAGCCATACGGAAAGGTGCTTTCTTTCTTTGCATTTGGCGCTTCAAGCGGCGCATTTGCCATGTTAATGCATACCAGTTGGAATGATGTATTCTGGGCAACCTTGCTGGGTTTTGTCGTCTGTATTTTTATCTTTTGGTCAGAACGTTCTAAACGCGTCACCGAAATGCTAGAGCCCATGTCAGCATTAGTTGTCGCCATGTTGGCTTCACTGATCACCAACATTGACTCTCAGATCAATATGCCGCTCGTGATCCTCTCAGCTATCATTGCCTTTATTCCTGGTCTTGCTTTAACACTTGGCTTATCTGAGCTAGCCGCACGCCATTTAGTTTCAGGAACAGCGCGCATTATGGATGCACTAATGGTGTTATTTAAACTCTATTTTGGCGCCGTACTGGGCATGGCTTTAGGTGATTTATTTTGGGGAACAGCAGATTTAATCTCAGCCACACCACCGCCGAAGTGGACATCATGGGCAGCTGTTACCACATTATCAATTAGCCTTGTGATCTTATTCAAAGTTCGTGTAAAAGATGCGCCATGGGGCATCATCGCCGGTTATGTCGCTTACGGAACAACCTTGCTTGCTAGCCCCTACTTAGGATTTGCTTTAGGCGCCTTTGCCGGTGCTTTTGCTTTAGGTATTTACAGTAATATCTTCGCCCGTGTCATGAACTTACCCTCAAGTATTGTGATGTTACTTGGGCTTGTCGTGCTTGTGCCCGGCAGTAAAGTGTATATAGGCTTAAACACCGCCGTATCAGGCCAGTCAATACTCAACACCACTGATATTGGCTCACAAACATTTTTGATATTTATGTCTTTGGTTGCCGGCTTAATATTTGCTAATGTGGCAGTCAGGTCACGAAAAACGCTTTAA
- a CDS encoding class II aldolase/adducin family protein, whose protein sequence is MFEIPIPDLKNKVSDIEWQTRVDLAACYRLVQMHGWDDLIYTHISARIPDTDEFLINAFGLAFDEVTASNLVKIDLEGNILDQDCPFEINPAGFTIHSAVHEVRHDAMCVLHLHNNDTIAIATLEEGLQPLSQYSAFALASMSYHEYEGLAVNAQEKARLQQDLGHANFMLLRNHGGMTLGATIGDAFMHMYDLVRACQVQLQIQATGKPPVFIDQSIVDGIKAQANIVHTGLTGGQKSWPAMLRRVYKSDPTFAS, encoded by the coding sequence ATGTTTGAAATTCCAATCCCTGATTTAAAAAACAAAGTGTCAGACATTGAGTGGCAAACCCGTGTTGATTTAGCTGCTTGTTATCGTTTGGTGCAAATGCATGGCTGGGATGATCTTATCTACACCCATATTTCAGCACGTATTCCAGATACAGACGAATTTCTTATTAATGCCTTTGGATTGGCCTTTGATGAAGTTACTGCTTCAAATTTGGTTAAGATAGACCTTGAGGGCAATATTTTAGATCAAGATTGTCCATTTGAAATTAACCCAGCAGGCTTCACCATCCATAGCGCTGTACATGAGGTTAGGCATGATGCAATGTGTGTTTTGCACCTTCATAACAATGACACGATAGCGATAGCGACATTGGAAGAGGGATTACAGCCGTTAAGTCAGTATTCAGCTTTTGCCTTGGCGTCAATGAGTTATCATGAATATGAAGGCTTGGCGGTTAATGCACAAGAGAAAGCAAGACTGCAACAAGACTTAGGCCATGCTAATTTTATGCTGTTAAGAAACCATGGCGGTATGACGCTAGGTGCAACTATTGGTGATGCTTTTATGCATATGTATGATCTTGTTCGCGCGTGTCAGGTGCAATTACAAATTCAAGCCACCGGCAAGCCACCCGTATTCATTGACCAAAGCATTGTTGATGGCATTAAAGCGCAAGCCAATATAGTACATACAGGGTTAACAGGCGGGCAAAAATCTTGGCCAGCGATGTTACGCCGTGTGTACAAATCAGACCCGACGTTTGCTTCATAG
- a CDS encoding ABC transporter ATP-binding protein, with protein MSVLLSVTQLSWQSESVKILRNISFDVEEGEVVGIIGPNGAGKTSLLHCILRQIDAYTGQITLEGQSTKTLSLKQLAHYFALVSQQPSSIFDLSVFDVVRMGLMPHKNLFERDTPEDYANIEQALSKVGLTHASEHLFNQLSGGEQQRALIARALVQKSKVLVLDEPTNHLDVYYQHQILSLVKSLGITVLMTVHDLNLAAQYCQRLILLEHGQIRCDGNIDEVLNEQMLSDVFGLSCIKTTHPIHQVPQISFYPDNNTQSRVSSIHQDKQQASVQPILKVKHD; from the coding sequence GTGTCGGTATTACTGTCGGTTACACAACTCAGTTGGCAATCAGAAAGCGTTAAAATTCTGCGCAACATCTCGTTTGATGTTGAAGAAGGCGAAGTCGTCGGCATTATTGGCCCAAATGGCGCAGGAAAAACCAGTTTATTGCACTGTATTTTAAGGCAAATTGACGCCTACACAGGGCAGATTACCCTTGAAGGCCAGTCGACAAAAACGCTTTCACTCAAGCAATTAGCGCATTATTTCGCCTTAGTTTCACAGCAACCCAGCAGCATATTCGACCTGTCAGTTTTTGATGTAGTAAGAATGGGACTAATGCCTCATAAAAACCTATTTGAACGCGACACTCCTGAGGATTACGCCAATATTGAACAAGCACTATCTAAAGTAGGTTTAACCCACGCAAGTGAGCACCTGTTCAACCAATTATCGGGTGGCGAACAGCAACGGGCATTAATTGCGCGTGCGTTAGTGCAAAAATCCAAAGTACTGGTGCTTGACGAGCCAACCAATCATCTAGATGTTTACTATCAACACCAAATTTTGTCTTTAGTAAAATCACTTGGGATCACAGTATTAATGACAGTGCATGATTTAAACCTTGCCGCACAGTATTGTCAGCGTTTAATTCTGCTCGAACATGGTCAAATACGCTGTGACGGTAATATTGACGAAGTGCTCAATGAGCAAATGCTATCCGACGTGTTTGGTCTAAGCTGCATTAAAACGACACACCCAATACACCAAGTGCCGCAAATAAGTTTCTACCCCGACAATAATACTCAAAGTCGCGTTAGCTCAATCCATCAAGACAAACAACAAGCATCTGTCCAACCTATATTGAAGGTTAAGCATGACTAA
- a CDS encoding M13 family metallopeptidase, whose product MKTILTSAVCSSLLLLSGCNGTESSKSEQITEVKAQKTVLASGISKANMDTSVRAQDNFYRHINGGWIKANAIPDDKTAIGSFYGLRDEADENVKAIIEELAATPNLVAGSDEQKVADLFRSFMDQEQRDAKGIAPIQPILSKVDALDSKSALMAFFGEHQRIGVSSPLYMYISVDAKDSSRYATHVWQSGLGLPDKDYYFNEEERFVKLRAGYLAHIEKMFNLAGFENGSEAAKTIMDLETKLADSHWTRVETRDSEKRYNKFEKSKLNELTSDIDWNAYLTAGNIAGQDDLIVNQPDYVQGLGKIIAETSMDDWKTYLKFHTLSSFSNYLSTDLDNENFEFFSKELNGRKEQRPQWKRGVSVVNNNLGEVIGKVYVGRHFKPEAKARMSTLVENLRSAYGKSITDLAWMSDDTKTAAHVKLAAFTPKIGYPDKWEDYSALTIKGDDVVGNIINSGKLSHKKEVEKLGGPIRKWEWGMTPQTVNAYYNPTVNEIVFPAAILQPPFFNMEADDAVNYGGIGAVIGHEMGHGFDDQGSKYDAEGNLRNWWTDKDLAEFKSRTNQLVEQYNAFKPFDDLNVNGELTLGENIGDLSGVTIAYKAYKASLNGEEAPVIDGLTGDQRFFMGYAQIWRLKMNEKTLRNRVATDPHSPGEYRVIGILAHVDEFYKAFDVKEGDAMYVAPEKRVKIW is encoded by the coding sequence ATGAAAACAATTTTAACAAGCGCAGTATGTTCTTCTCTTTTGCTTCTTTCTGGTTGCAATGGCACAGAAAGCTCAAAAAGCGAACAAATTACTGAAGTCAAAGCACAAAAAACAGTACTAGCCTCTGGTATCAGCAAGGCCAACATGGACACCTCTGTTCGTGCACAAGATAACTTTTACCGTCATATCAATGGTGGCTGGATAAAAGCCAACGCAATCCCTGACGATAAAACAGCGATAGGTTCTTTTTACGGGTTAAGAGATGAAGCAGACGAAAACGTTAAAGCCATCATCGAAGAACTAGCCGCAACACCTAACTTAGTCGCCGGCAGTGACGAGCAAAAAGTGGCTGACTTATTCCGCTCATTTATGGATCAAGAACAGCGTGATGCTAAAGGTATCGCACCTATCCAGCCGATATTATCAAAAGTTGACGCGCTTGACTCTAAATCAGCATTGATGGCATTTTTTGGCGAGCACCAACGTATCGGTGTTAGCAGCCCGCTGTATATGTACATTAGCGTTGACGCAAAAGACTCTAGCCGCTACGCCACGCATGTTTGGCAAAGCGGTTTAGGTTTACCTGACAAAGATTACTACTTCAATGAAGAAGAACGCTTCGTTAAGTTACGTGCTGGCTACTTAGCCCACATTGAAAAAATGTTTAATCTTGCTGGCTTTGAAAACGGCAGTGAAGCAGCTAAAACTATTATGGATTTAGAGACCAAACTTGCAGACAGCCACTGGACACGAGTTGAAACTCGCGACAGCGAAAAGCGTTACAACAAGTTCGAAAAATCAAAGCTAAACGAGTTAACGTCTGACATTGATTGGAATGCTTACTTAACCGCAGGTAACATTGCAGGTCAAGACGATTTGATCGTTAACCAACCTGATTACGTGCAAGGCTTAGGTAAAATTATCGCAGAGACGTCAATGGACGACTGGAAAACCTACTTAAAATTCCACACTTTAAGCAGCTTCTCAAATTACCTTTCTACTGATCTAGACAACGAAAACTTTGAATTTTTCTCAAAAGAACTTAATGGTCGAAAAGAACAACGTCCACAATGGAAACGTGGCGTCTCAGTTGTTAACAACAATTTAGGTGAAGTTATTGGTAAGGTCTATGTTGGCCGTCACTTCAAGCCTGAAGCCAAAGCGCGCATGAGCACATTGGTTGAAAATTTACGTAGCGCATACGGCAAGTCAATCACTGACTTAGCTTGGATGTCTGACGACACTAAAACCGCAGCCCACGTCAAACTAGCAGCATTCACACCGAAAATTGGCTACCCAGACAAATGGGAAGATTACTCGGCATTAACCATCAAAGGTGACGACGTTGTCGGTAACATCATCAACTCTGGCAAGCTGTCACACAAAAAAGAAGTGGAAAAACTAGGTGGTCCAATTCGTAAATGGGAATGGGGCATGACACCTCAAACCGTAAACGCTTACTACAATCCAACCGTTAACGAAATTGTTTTCCCAGCAGCTATTTTGCAACCTCCATTTTTCAATATGGAAGCAGATGACGCAGTGAACTACGGCGGTATCGGCGCGGTAATCGGCCATGAAATGGGCCACGGCTTTGACGACCAAGGCAGTAAATATGACGCCGAAGGTAACTTAAGAAACTGGTGGACAGACAAAGATTTAGCAGAATTTAAATCTCGTACTAACCAACTGGTTGAGCAATACAACGCCTTTAAACCATTTGACGATCTTAACGTCAACGGCGAGCTAACCTTAGGTGAAAACATAGGCGATTTATCCGGTGTTACTATTGCCTACAAGGCGTATAAAGCTTCTCTAAACGGCGAAGAAGCACCCGTGATTGACGGGTTAACGGGCGATCAACGTTTCTTCATGGGTTATGCTCAAATTTGGCGTTTAAAGATGAACGAAAAAACCTTACGTAACCGCGTAGCAACTGACCCACACTCTCCGGGTGAATACCGCGTTATCGGTATCCTTGCCCATGTGGATGAGTTCTACAAAGCATTCGACGTAAAAGAAGGCGATGCCATGTACGTTGCTCCGGAAAAACGCGTAAAAATCTGGTAA